Part of the Candoia aspera isolate rCanAsp1 chromosome 1, rCanAsp1.hap2, whole genome shotgun sequence genome, ttagactacttgcatgtgatggaaaaaaacaaagctttAATTATGGGgtttagtgactaaatggtttgctttgaaagaaacaatattaatatggtttaattacaGGTAAGAGATTATATGTCAAATTGTATTTATAGCTGTACTGGAGAAATCAGATatcatctttcatttcttcacttTTACAGTCTCTTCTTTGTTAGTtagctatcttttcttgtttCACTATATTTCTTATATTGTATTTCAACTATGTATATTGAAATTGAATGAAgtgcttattaaaaataaaaaaaattacctaCAAGGTTTTAAAAACAGTGCAATAGCATACTGTCCAACAAAACATAATGGAAGCCCAAGTATTAACAAGGAGAAtgaaaatatccttttttttcctaaaatataattgtttctgctgattaaaatgtaaatattcaatttttgTGACAATTTAATTGGCCCTAACATAATTAtagattttaaaactgattgtGTATAACATACCATTTCTTTGACATATCAACCTTTAAGTTATAACCTTTATTTGAAAGGGATATTTTTGGAGGACTGACTCAAGTCAGGCTTGTCTCCTAGAAAGaatatggacaagtccatgcagttttctagagagcattttggaagtggtttgctgtgcTTTCTTtataggactgagagaaagtgagtgggCCAAGGCTACCCaactgactttcatgcctaaggcaggtctcgCTGCTCCATATCACTAGATCAAACTGACTCTCAAAAGATAGTTCACAAATACTTAACGATTACTCTGCAATAATTTCATTCAGAAATTAAGTATGTGATATCCAGCACTAGGGGCCTGGCACTTActttgttcttgaaaataaaacatagattgTCAATTACAGTGCCCATTATTTTTCAACTGTTACTACTCAGTGAGAAAGATATTATTCATCCTACCCacctctttgagtgagatgggcggtgatgaaattcgaaatataaataaataaactagagtGACTTTTTAATTATACACAATACAGCGCTGATATAAGCCATTTGTCTCAACTAAAGGATCATTTGTAAAACAAGCATGTTAAAAGCaatctcagttttttaaaaaatgaagtcaaTAGATAAGGTAGGTTAAGAAAAATCATGTAACAGGAACATATCATACCACATGATCCTGCAGCTGTACCCATAAACCTGGTTTTATTTTCAGAAGTTCTGACACAAGATACAGGGCCCCACAGGCAAATGGTGGCATTTGTCCACAGGTGACTTGAAGTAATCGTTTCACAAAAGCTTTCACTCGTCGCAATATTGTATCAGCCTTCAAAGATTTgtagacaaggttgagaaacatggatgGTTTGGCACATAACGCTACTCCAGGATCGAGCAACTTCCTGCAAAGAATATTCACATTAGATCATCTGCAGAAAGTTATCCTATTATGTAAGCAAACCATCCCCACTCCCTCTCCTTGCTTAAAAAGTGCACCTAAAGGGGGTTTTACAAATGCTTACTATATTACACAATATTTGTGTAAAGGGGACAATTGTTTTCAATGAATAACATTCCAAGATAGGGTTACCAGGtttctgaacaggcaaaggaggacagaGACAATTagataactgggggggggggggacacaaacTGTTTAACTTGGCAtttgtgacaaaaattacagcaaaaaaattgcaaaaaataaatgtacttaggcctacatgtatatggaattacttttcccagcatcagaaagacaggtttttcaatcgcaatatttttccaataaatctttattttcaagaacatatgttagtgataatatagaattgacGATGAcacgcttttcaaatttcaccatagaaacatatGTCAAATCATGTGATCTATggactacagtgatcatagatttgaaggggctggattgaagccaattgctGGACTCAAGAAATAAATAACGTAAATGtaggctgttgagtctgtcaacaatgagggaaagaaagaagcagacaatttacaagatcacaatacaaaaaagtttcaatgactactgttgtgaaaacagtccaaaaaaacaaaatccaacacactcaaaaagccagacaatatttgattttaaggctatgcctgctggacagaggacatgaggaccaaaaggaggacatgtccttttgttggacatctggtaaccctattcCAGGATTACTTCCATTCAATTAAATTTAAGGATAAATGTGTTACAGCTAAGTCTGCTTAAATATgtgtttacaaattaaaaaattgaATGAACAGTCCCAATACTtatgaaatgattaaaaaaatcaacaagccTCAATGAACAATTCAATATTCATTGCAACTTCTGGTTTACATCATCACTAAATGGGTGAATCAAAAGTTAAAATGTTTTAAGTGGCAGGAGAAAGAAATTCTGGTTATAAGTAAGAGTTCTTGGTTCAACCACTGTGAGAATTTcagaagaaagatgaaaaaaatattaaaagcattaaaaacccaGTAGTTTACATACTCATGAACTCTCCGAAAAGATAGGCTACCTATCCATTGTCATTAGTAGATATGAGTAGTTAATTGGTATGGAGAGGTGACTTAAGTGCAATGTGCCTAATATCACAATTTAaagatacaaaatttaaaatatgaagcAACAATTATTTGAGAAAACAGTATCTGTTGGATAAATCAAAATATGTACAGCACTTACTTATATAAGGCTATGTAATATCGGTCAGAGACAGTCTGATTAGAATCCATCACCTGAAACAGCAACATCAAGGCCTGGATGCTAGTACTGAAGTTCACAATGTGCAAAACTTTAAACAGGGTATCCATCTGGTCTTTTATTTTTTCACTGCTAGTTTGAGCATAAGGATATGCTCGATTCACTCCAGTCAGTAGAGCACTAAGCATTTTGGACCCAACATCCTTTTTCTTGATGCAAGATTGGAAAAAACAAAAGTAGAGTGTTGTGAGTTTACTAGCCAGCTCACTTTCTCCATGGCTAAGAACTATCTGGTTCAAAAAGCAAACTGCATAGTATTGTGCTTTGGGGCTAATGTTTGATCTGTAGAGAAGCCTCTCCACTTCATTACACACTACTCCTTTCATATTGGGATGCTTATGAAGCAAAGTCTCAAGAAGATAAGATGCTTTAGTGGCTACTTTGTTCTGAGGATCTCCCAGTTTATTGACCAACAGAACAAGGAAAGCCTTTTCTTGCTCTGCCTTATTACAGAGCAGTTCATGGGCTGCAGATAGTGCACGGCCCTTTGTTGCTACCAAGGGATCATGAGTCAGTGATTCTAACACCTGCACAAACTCAGCTGTCCAGTGCTTCAGATGATGCTCAAAATACCACAATATTAGGCGCCTGTCTCTTGAATCCCTGTTGCCACTTGAAAGCTTCTCCAGATTATCAAAAGGATGCTGCGAGAAAGTATGCAGTTTTCGATTATCTGGTAAGAGATGAGTCATGAGAAGTTCTTTGAAAGTATCCAGAGCCATTAAGCTCTGCCTTCTGCTGCCTTTCTTTTTGATCAGGTTGACCAGGATCTCTATAAACTGAAGTGAATGAACAGGAGCATCTTGGACAAGAAGAGTCATGGCAGCCATTCTGTCAGCAAGTGTTCCTGATGACACCACTGTCTTCATCCATGCAGACGATGATCCTTTCTGgaaatttttgttgtttttgtagaGATCTGCCTCTTGTTCATAAAGTTTTTGGGCCAAGGCTTTATATCTGGATACAAGAGATTGATTTTGAGCTTCAGCAGAAAATTCATTAGTATACTCCAGGTCATACCATTTTCCCCCTGGTTTTATCAGCAACACCTGTCGTTCGTGAAACTGAAAAGcttcttcttcctttgctttctttgtttcCAGCAACAATGCACTGTTTTCATTGCTAATAGGGATTGGCTTTTTCATCTTATCTTTGGCAGTATTCAACTGTATGcttcctttgtttcctttcttttccttttctttttttcctactgtagttatgtttaatttcttttggttGACATTTTCATTTGGGGGAGATATTCCCTCTGGTTCTATTgctgtttccttctctttttcttcttcttccaggaaCTTCTTTGAATATTTGCTCACACCTAGCGAATTTATAAATGCCTCCAATTCACCTTGGTTTAAATCATCAATTGCTCCTTTTTTGCCACCATCTACAAGCTCTTCCGACTCATTCAAAGCAGCGAGCATGATATAATCTTgctgtacaaaataaaatcaaaagctaGATTAGTGTCTTTAATTAACAGTTGATAGTCATGTGATAAGCAGTCAAATCACACAGGGAGATTACGAGATGTATTGCAAGTAtcccaaaacaaaaaacctagaAATTTGTTGAAGTCAGAACAGAGAAATAATAAACTTTTCTGTATCTAATAAACATTCAAAAGACTGACAGAAAGACAATGGTTTGCTTTTGTGTTACGTTAGGATTTTAATAAGAATAAACAGTCACAAGTATGCCAAGAGAAAAGAGTTAtatcttgcattaaaaaaaaaaaagcattaacagCTTAGCCAACAGTGCCCCGAGCCTTCTGCCACCAGAAGGGCCAGAAAGAACATAGGTAATCTGCACCCAAGTTGTTCACTCCAAAACCACTGTACCTATATTGCAAGATTTTGCAAACATCGTTATCTGCCATAGCTTAGCATTTAAATGCGCGTCGGTGCTAGAGATACCCTGTATTTAGCAAAATCCTACTTGCTATCTAGTTGAGCAGTGCATTTTCAGTGGCCAACCAGGTGCTGGTCAAAGATGCCACAACTAACTCGGAATTTAGGGAGTTGTTGTCTCAACACATCTAAAGGCCAGTAGTCTGAGAAATGTCCAGGAATAAAGGACTTCATCTTGATCAGGCATGTCACAGGGAGAAAATACAGTAGCTAACCAATCCTTAGGATAAATACGAAGAAACCCCACGACACTAATTACATGCTCTGCCAAGGATTTCAGCTCGACTCCCAAGACGTGCTCTCACAATACTCCGGTCCCTGTCGCCTCAATGACGGTCTCTTACTTTAGTCCCACCGAGACGCAGCACCTCCTCCAGCGTAAATTCACTTCCATCGTCAGCTGCATCTTCGCTATCTATCTCCTCACACTCGGTGGGCTCCGCCTCCGCCATTTTCCTGGCCAGACACGCATGCATTGCAGTCCCCCTCACTTCCGGGAAACAGTGAGGCTCAACCTCTCAAGGGAAAGGGCTTGGAAGATAAATAGTGAATTAATGACCGATAATTAAGCATTTCTGGCTTCGGAAACATATCGGGAGAAACAGTCTTGGTTGCCTAAGAATATGTGTAGAACAACTGTGACCTCGACTGTAGATCGACTTGGTTATTTAAGGGAGAGCCTTTTTATTGAGCTGCCAGGACTTGCGCGGGGACGAAAGGCTGACAAGGGTGAGAGGGTAGGCATGCGGCTCGTGCTTCCAGGGTATACTATTTTGCAAACCGCGCGCTTTGGCGCGCGGTGCAAACGCTCCGTCAGTTTCCCTAGGAGCAAGAGCAGCGCTAGGGGCTTGCCTGCTCACTTGACCCGCCAGACTGCGCAAATCTATATCCCTTTATCCCGAAGTAAGTCTTATGGAGCTCGATGCTGTATACTGTCAAATAAATGTGCCCATTTACAACTTTAAATTATAGTAGGCTGGAGTTTCCGTGAGCGCAAGCTGGGCTCGCTAGCTTGCTATGCACCGGTTCTCTTGCAAGGTGCTGTTCCTCAAACTAAAGGAGTGTGAAGTCTCCTTGAATCGGTGAAACTACCAGCCAAGTCCGATCCTGCTTGGTTTTTTGTAGTATCAGCAATAGCTGATTGTTGTGCATAACAATAGCTGGTGGGTGCTTCTATCTAGCCAGCTTCCCCAGCTGCTCCTTTTTAATGTGGTGGACGATATCTCTCTGCAGTCAGTATGATTAAGCCCGCCATTCTGTGAGGTGATGAGAATTATAGCTTAATGGGTTTGAAGAAACTGTAGTTTCA contains:
- the CEBPZ gene encoding CCAAT/enhancer-binding protein zeta isoform X1; its protein translation is MHACLARKMAEAEPTECEEIDSEDAADDGSEFTLEEVLRLGGTKQDYIMLAALNESEELVDGGKKGAIDDLNQGELEAFINSLGVSKYSKKFLEEEEKEKETAIEPEGISPPNENVNQKKLNITTVGKKEKEKKGNKGSIQLNTAKDKMKKPIPISNENSALLLETKKAKEEEAFQFHERQVLLIKPGGKWYDLEYTNEFSAEAQNQSLVSRYKALAQKLYEQEADLYKNNKNFQKGSSSAWMKTVVSSGTLADRMAAMTLLVQDAPVHSLQFIEILVNLIKKKGSRRQSLMALDTFKELLMTHLLPDNRKLHTFSQHPFDNLEKLSSGNRDSRDRRLILWYFEHHLKHWTAEFVQVLESLTHDPLVATKGRALSAAHELLCNKAEQEKAFLVLLVNKLGDPQNKVATKASYLLETLLHKHPNMKGVVCNEVERLLYRSNISPKAQYYAVCFLNQIVLSHGESELASKLTTLYFCFFQSCIKKKDVGSKMLSALLTGVNRAYPYAQTSSEKIKDQMDTLFKVLHIVNFSTSIQALMLLFQVMDSNQTVSDRYYIALYKKLLDPGVALCAKPSMFLNLVYKSLKADTILRRVKAFVKRLLQVTCGQMPPFACGALYLVSELLKIKPGLWVQLQDHVESDDEEHFHDLEEQEENLVDADKQIKNESIGQSTKSHNQASGASWVHHQNLAGGKSTGSYDPLSRNPSYCEADRTSFWELKKLSEHFHPSVALFAKRILEGNYIEYSGDPLQDFTLMRFLDRFVYRNPKAHKGKENTSSVVMQPKKKQSMNDVRNLAVNSKEFLSQDESKIPVDEVFFHRFYKKLDLEKEKRRPVGDDESIEDVDDEEFERALDSFEQDSYFENIESDLNFAGNIKVKRKKKTNSSDETESEDSEEDNFDDLDDEEVSLGSMDEDFGEDIDEEGGTFMDVSDDDNTPDENKEAAVTPGSKNGKRKKEMDFAGSIKGNTGSKKRNSKLKDAAAAEEFGHLLDENIGSKFDNIGMNAMANKDNANFKQLKWEAERDKWIHNRDVKTIIRNKKKFRNKPLKNKQKHKSKK
- the CEBPZ gene encoding CCAAT/enhancer-binding protein zeta isoform X2, with amino-acid sequence MHACLARKMAEAEPTECEEIDSEDAADDGSEFTLEEVLRLGGTKQDYIMLAALNESEELVDGGKKGAIDDLNQGELEAFINSLGVSKYSKKFLEEEEKEKETAIEPEGISPPNENVNQKKLNITTVGKKEKEKKGNKGSIQLNTAKDKMKKPIPISNENSALLLETKKAKEEEAFQFHERQVLLIKPGGKWYDLEYTNEFSAEAQNQSLVSRYKALAQKLYEQEADLYKNNKNFQKGSSSAWMKTVVSSGTLADRMAAMTLLVQDAPVHSLQFIEILVNLIKKKGSRRQSLMALDTFKELLMTHLLPDNRKLHTFSQHPFDNLEKLSSGNRDSRDRRLILWYFEHHLKHWTAEFVQVLESLTHDPLVATKGRALSAAHELLCNKAEQEKAFLVLLVNKLGDPQNKVATKASYLLETLLHKHPNMKGVVCNEVERLLYRSNISPKAQYYAVCFLNQIVLSHGESELASKLTTLYFCFFQSCIKKKDVGSKMLSALLTGVNRAYPYAQTSSEKIKDQMDTLFKVLHIVNFSTSIQALMLLFQVMDSNQTVSDRYYIALYKKLLDPGVALCAKPSMFLNLVYKSLKADTILRRVKAFVKRLLQVTCGQMPPFACGALYLVSELLKIKPGLWVQLQDHVESDDEEHFHDLEEQEENLVDADKQIKNESIGQSTKSHNQASGASWVHHQNLAGGKSTGSYDPLSRNPSYCEADRTSFWELKKLSEHFHPSVALFAKRILEGNYIEYSGDPLQDFTLMRFLDRFVYRNPKAHKGKENTSSVVMQPKKKQSMNDVRNLAVNSKEFLSQDESKIPVDEVFFHRFYKKLDLEKEKRRPVGDDESIEDVDDEEFERALDSFEQDSYFENIESDLNFAGNIKVKRKKKTNSSDETESEDSEEDNFDDLDDEEVSLGSMDEDFGEDIDEEGGTFMDVSDDDNTPDENKEAAVTPGSKNGKRKKEMDFAGSIKGSKKRNSKLKDAAAAEEFGHLLDENIGSKFDNIGMNAMANKDNANFKQLKWEAERDKWIHNRDVKTIIRNKKKFRNKPLKNKQKHKSKK